The following proteins come from a genomic window of Mycolicibacterium rufum:
- a CDS encoding M15 family metallopeptidase: protein MRVAILAATAALTMTLVQCAPPPPPAPPPPPESSRPSMPAPQPPAAPPPQPPRVSPVTAADLGATWRPGCPVGPDALRRVELDHWGLDGRRHRGELIVSAEVVDAVIDVFSQLSALRFPIEKMQGADRYPGGEDELSMRDNNTSAFNCRGIPGSDSWSLHAYGRAVDINPRINPYLDSRGHFEPANSGPWLDRTRTDPGMFHDGDPAVAAFTERGWRWGGNWRTPLDYQHFELR from the coding sequence GTGAGGGTCGCAATCCTGGCCGCCACGGCGGCGCTGACGATGACGCTGGTGCAGTGCGCACCGCCCCCGCCGCCGGCCCCGCCGCCGCCCCCAGAGTCGAGCCGTCCCTCGATGCCCGCACCCCAGCCCCCCGCCGCGCCACCGCCGCAACCTCCGAGAGTCAGCCCGGTGACCGCCGCCGACCTCGGTGCGACGTGGCGGCCCGGCTGCCCGGTGGGCCCGGACGCGCTGCGCCGCGTGGAGCTGGACCACTGGGGCCTCGACGGCCGGCGCCACCGCGGCGAACTCATCGTCAGCGCCGAGGTGGTGGACGCCGTCATCGACGTGTTCAGCCAGCTCAGCGCGTTGCGGTTTCCGATCGAGAAGATGCAGGGCGCCGATCGCTATCCCGGCGGTGAGGACGAACTGTCGATGCGCGACAACAACACCTCGGCGTTCAACTGCCGCGGCATCCCGGGCTCCGACAGTTGGTCACTGCACGCCTACGGACGCGCGGTCGACATCAACCCGCGCATCAACCCCTACCTCGACTCGCGCGGGCACTTCGAACCCGCCAACAGCGGGCCGTGGCTGGACCGCACCCGCACCGATCCCGGCATGTTCCACGACGGCGACCCGGCCGTGGCGGCGTTCACCGAGCGCGGCTGGCGCTGGGGCGGGAACTGGCGTACCCCGCTGGACTACCAGCACTTCGAACTGCGCTGA
- a CDS encoding NYN domain-containing protein, translated as MTDSSASRVAVYFDFDNIVISRYDQVNGRNSFQRDRSRDTGTVTGTGEFADKLTRATVDVGAIVDFASSFGTLVLTRAYADWSADVNANYRGQLVGRAVDLVQLFPAAAYGKNGADIRLAVDAVEDMFRLPDLTHVVIVGGDSDYIALAQRCKRLGRYVVGIGVAGSSSRSLAAACDEFVTYDALPGVPVFEPDEPPAGAPPKKRGRRSKAQDDTEDEPDPLDAATALLTRALRIGSEKDDVDWLHNSAVKAQMKRMDPSFSEKSLGYKSFSEFLRSHDDLVELDESSTARRVRLRGESP; from the coding sequence ATGACGGATTCTTCGGCCTCCCGCGTGGCGGTCTACTTCGACTTCGACAACATCGTGATCAGCCGCTACGACCAGGTCAACGGCCGCAACTCGTTCCAGCGCGACCGGTCACGCGACACCGGCACCGTCACTGGCACCGGCGAGTTCGCCGACAAGCTCACCCGCGCCACCGTCGACGTCGGCGCCATCGTCGACTTCGCGTCGTCGTTCGGCACGCTCGTGCTCACCCGTGCGTACGCCGACTGGTCGGCCGACGTCAACGCGAACTACCGCGGCCAATTGGTGGGCCGCGCGGTCGATCTCGTGCAGCTCTTCCCGGCGGCCGCGTACGGGAAGAACGGCGCCGACATCCGCCTCGCCGTCGACGCGGTCGAGGACATGTTCCGGCTGCCCGACCTGACGCACGTCGTGATCGTCGGCGGCGACTCGGACTACATCGCGCTGGCCCAGCGCTGCAAGCGGCTCGGCCGCTACGTCGTCGGCATCGGCGTCGCGGGCTCGTCCAGCCGGTCGCTGGCCGCGGCGTGCGACGAGTTCGTCACCTACGACGCGCTGCCCGGTGTGCCGGTGTTCGAACCCGACGAACCGCCCGCAGGCGCGCCGCCGAAGAAACGCGGCCGCCGCTCCAAGGCACAGGACGACACCGAGGACGAGCCCGACCCGCTGGACGCGGCAACCGCCCTGCTGACCCGGGCGCTGCGGATTGGATCGGAGAAGGACGATGTGGACTGGCTGCACAATTCGGCGGTCAAGGCGCAGATGAAGCGGATGGACCCGTCGTTCTCCGAGAAGTCGCTCGGCTACAAGTCGTTCAGCGAATTCCTGCGCTCGCACGACGACCTGGTCGAGCTCGACGAGAGCTCGACGGCCCGCCGGGTCCGGCTGCGCGGAGAGTCACCGTGA
- the recB gene encoding exodeoxyribonuclease V subunit beta, which yields MEPFDLLGPLPASRTTTVLEASAGTGKTFTLAGLVTRYLAEGEATLDEMLLITFGRAASQELRERVRAQILDALLALGDPSRATGSALLAHLLSGTPEQVALRRERLRDALAGFDAATIATTHQFCQLVLRSLGVAGDTDSGVQLVESLEDVVSDIVDDLYLAHFGQERDEPLLSYEAALRLAREVVAGAHTALRPLDPVPGTDPAVRVAFATAVCAELEKRKRRLGILHYDDLLSRLADALESDDSPARARMRRRWSIVMVDEFQDTDPVQWQVIDRAFTGHSTVILIGDPKQAIYAFRGGDIVTYLHAASTAGHQRTLATNYRSDGPLVASLQAVMRDAQLGDPRIVVRPVAAAHPAHRLAGAPHNAPFRLRVATRHQFGVRPDKVIPIDRLRRHIPRDMAADIAALLANGATFCGEPLVPGDIAVIVESHRDGRACFEALNAANIPAVYTGDSDVFASPAADDWLCLLEAFDQPHRSGLVRAAATTMFFGETAQTLVAQGDRLTDRITETLRGWADHARERGVAAVFEAAQRAGMGRRVLSWEDGERHMTDLAHLTQLLQETAHCEHFSLPALRDWLRTQREERGGAIERSRRLDSDAAAVQIMTVWVSKGLQFPVVYLPFAFNRNIQTRDVVLYHDGDTRCLHIGGEQSPDHDDVARRGRREAAGDDVRLTYVAMTRAQSQVVAWWAPSNDEPNGGLSRLLRGRRPGEAAVPDRCDPPRIDDPDAMALLRAWSEAGGPVLEDSVIAAPAHVERPPVRDDLDVRHFHRRIDTSWRRTSYSGLVRAAEEAPGVSSEPEVTELDDETVGADVPSAMAGGAVGADVPSPMADLPTGATFGTLVHAVLETADSLAADLTAELEAQIRRHTLWWPVDVAPADLAAALVPMHDTPLGPLAPGATLRSVGLRDRLRELDFEFPLAGGDLRGAAPTITLADVGALLRRHLPADDPMSRYADRLTTGALAAQSLKGYLTGSLDVVLRIDGRFLVADYKTNWLGEPGSALTAADYGQPRLAEAMLHSDYPLQALLYCVVLHRFLRWRLPGYTPERHLGGVLYLFLRGMCGPATPMVDGHPAGVFSWRPPAELIEAVSNLLDGAAQSETLVR from the coding sequence ATGGAACCGTTCGATCTGCTCGGCCCGCTGCCGGCGAGCCGCACCACCACGGTCCTGGAGGCCAGTGCGGGCACCGGCAAGACGTTCACCCTGGCCGGTCTGGTGACGCGCTACCTGGCCGAGGGTGAGGCGACGCTGGACGAGATGCTGTTGATCACGTTCGGCCGTGCGGCCAGTCAGGAACTGCGCGAGCGTGTGCGCGCCCAGATCCTCGACGCCCTGCTGGCCCTCGGCGACCCGTCCCGCGCGACCGGCAGTGCGCTGCTGGCCCACCTGCTCTCGGGCACACCCGAGCAGGTCGCCCTGCGGCGGGAACGGCTGCGCGACGCACTGGCCGGATTCGACGCCGCCACCATCGCGACCACCCACCAGTTCTGCCAACTGGTGCTGCGCAGCCTCGGCGTGGCCGGCGACACCGACTCCGGAGTGCAGTTGGTCGAGAGCCTCGAGGACGTCGTGTCCGACATCGTCGACGATCTGTACCTCGCGCACTTCGGTCAGGAACGCGACGAACCGCTGCTGTCCTACGAGGCGGCGCTGCGGCTGGCGCGCGAGGTCGTCGCCGGCGCCCACACCGCACTGCGGCCGCTCGACCCGGTGCCCGGCACGGATCCCGCGGTGCGGGTCGCGTTCGCGACCGCGGTCTGCGCGGAGCTGGAGAAGCGCAAGCGCCGGCTCGGCATCCTGCACTACGACGACCTGCTGTCCCGGCTGGCCGACGCGCTGGAGTCCGACGACTCCCCGGCCCGCGCCCGGATGCGGCGGCGCTGGTCCATCGTCATGGTCGACGAGTTCCAGGACACCGACCCGGTGCAGTGGCAGGTGATCGACCGCGCGTTCACCGGACACTCCACCGTGATCCTGATCGGTGACCCCAAGCAGGCGATCTACGCGTTCCGCGGCGGGGACATCGTCACTTACCTGCACGCTGCCTCGACAGCCGGACACCAGCGCACGCTGGCCACCAACTACCGCAGCGACGGACCGCTGGTGGCGAGCCTGCAGGCAGTCATGCGCGACGCCCAACTCGGGGATCCGCGCATCGTGGTGCGCCCCGTGGCCGCCGCGCATCCGGCGCACCGGCTGGCGGGCGCGCCGCACAACGCGCCGTTCCGGCTGCGGGTGGCCACCCGCCACCAGTTCGGGGTCCGACCGGACAAGGTCATCCCGATCGACCGGCTGCGCCGCCACATCCCCAGGGACATGGCCGCCGACATCGCCGCGCTGCTCGCCAACGGCGCGACGTTCTGCGGTGAGCCGCTGGTGCCCGGCGACATCGCGGTGATCGTGGAGAGCCACCGCGACGGCCGCGCGTGCTTCGAGGCGTTGAACGCCGCGAACATCCCGGCCGTCTACACCGGCGACTCCGACGTGTTCGCCTCCCCCGCCGCCGACGACTGGCTGTGTCTGCTCGAGGCCTTCGACCAGCCGCACCGCTCCGGCCTGGTGCGCGCGGCGGCCACCACGATGTTCTTCGGGGAGACCGCGCAAACCCTTGTCGCCCAGGGTGACCGGCTGACCGACCGGATCACCGAGACACTGCGCGGCTGGGCCGACCACGCCCGCGAACGCGGTGTGGCGGCGGTGTTCGAAGCGGCGCAGCGCGCCGGAATGGGCCGGCGGGTGCTGTCCTGGGAGGACGGCGAGCGGCACATGACCGACCTGGCGCACCTGACCCAGCTGCTGCAGGAGACCGCGCACTGCGAGCACTTCAGCCTGCCGGCGCTGCGCGACTGGCTGCGCACGCAGCGCGAGGAGCGCGGCGGGGCGATCGAACGCAGCCGCCGCCTCGACAGCGACGCCGCCGCCGTGCAGATCATGACCGTGTGGGTGAGCAAGGGCCTGCAGTTCCCGGTGGTGTATCTGCCGTTCGCGTTCAACCGCAACATCCAGACCCGCGACGTGGTGCTCTACCACGACGGCGACACGCGGTGCCTGCACATCGGCGGCGAGCAGAGTCCCGACCACGACGATGTGGCGCGCCGGGGTCGCCGCGAGGCGGCAGGCGATGACGTCCGGCTCACCTATGTCGCGATGACGCGCGCGCAGTCGCAGGTGGTCGCCTGGTGGGCGCCGTCCAACGACGAACCGAACGGCGGGCTGTCGCGCCTGCTGCGTGGGCGCAGGCCCGGCGAGGCGGCGGTGCCCGATCGGTGCGACCCGCCCCGGATCGACGACCCGGACGCGATGGCGCTGCTGCGCGCATGGTCCGAGGCGGGCGGGCCGGTGCTCGAGGACTCCGTCATCGCCGCACCCGCGCACGTCGAGAGGCCGCCTGTCCGAGACGATCTGGACGTGCGCCACTTCCACCGCCGCATCGACACGTCGTGGCGCCGGACGTCGTACTCGGGCCTGGTCCGGGCCGCGGAGGAGGCGCCGGGGGTGTCCAGCGAACCGGAGGTGACCGAGCTGGACGACGAGACCGTCGGAGCCGACGTACCGTCCGCGATGGCGGGCGGCGCCGTCGGCGCGGACGTGCCGTCCCCGATGGCCGATCTCCCCACCGGCGCCACGTTCGGCACGCTGGTGCACGCGGTTCTCGAGACGGCAGACTCGCTGGCCGCCGACCTGACCGCTGAGCTGGAAGCCCAGATCCGCCGGCACACACTGTGGTGGCCCGTCGACGTCGCCCCGGCCGACCTAGCGGCGGCGCTGGTCCCGATGCACGACACCCCGCTGGGACCGCTGGCGCCCGGCGCCACGCTGCGGTCGGTCGGTCTGCGGGACCGGTTGCGGGAGTTGGACTTCGAGTTCCCGCTGGCCGGTGGTGACCTGCGCGGCGCCGCACCGACGATCACCCTGGCCGACGTCGGGGCGCTGCTGCGTCGCCACCTGCCGGCCGATGATCCGATGTCCCGCTATGCCGACCGGCTGACCACCGGGGCGCTGGCCGCCCAGTCCCTCAAGGGCTACCTCACCGGCTCCTTGGACGTGGTGCTGCGGATCGACGGCCGGTTTCTGGTCGCCGACTACAAGACGAACTGGCTGGGCGAGCCGGGATCCGCCCTGACCGCCGCGGACTATGGGCAGCCGCGGCTGGCCGAGGCGATGCTGCACTCCGACTACCCGCTGCAGGCACTCCTGTACTGCGTTGTGCTGCATCGCTTCCTGCGCTGGCGGCTACCCGGCTACACGCCGGAGCGTCACCTCGGCGGGGTGCTGTACCTGTTCCTGCGCGGCATGTGCGGGCCCGCCACCCCGATGGTCGACGGTCACCCGGCGGGCGTGTTCAGCTGGCGTCCGCCCGCCGAACTGATCGAGGCCGTGTCGAATCTGCTCGACGGCGCCGCCCAGTCGGAGACACTGGTGCGATGA
- a CDS encoding lysylphosphatidylglycerol synthase transmembrane domain-containing protein translates to MRVDGRDIVVSGSLLQPLTRRTNDILRLALSGLFLVVVITSSLITRNEWEALEQSISEIVGVLSPAQSNTVYLIYGVAILALPFVILIGLIVAQQWKLLGAYAAAGIAAILLLSITGNGIAAPQWHFDLTERLDTVLSQFLDDPRWIGMLAAVLTVSGPWLPARWRRWWWALLLAFVPIHLVVSAVVPARSLLGLSVGWFVGALVVLVVGTPALEVPLDGAARAMARRGFRVSALRVVRPAGRGPMVLTATQDRTVDRADPDEGVAVVELYGPHQRGGGFLRQFWRKLRLRDSETAPLQTSMRRAVEHRALMAIAIRELALSNTTPIAVSALDRGWTLYAHRPARGTPLDDCVEHTPVTRVWDALGILHSQQISHGDLRAKEITVVDGAPQFGGFTLAEYGASEAHLHTDIAQLLVTTTDLYGAGEAVTAAITVFGNDAVLAASRRLTKAAMHQRLRNSVRDAGAVMSAAREEVKRQTGADQITTATITRFTRSQLIQTVLLVALVYVAYPFISSVPVFFSELRSANWWWALAGLAVSALTYLGAAAALWACADGMVSFRNLSIMQVANTFAATTTPAGVGGLALSTRFLQKGGLGALRATTTVALQQSVQVLTHLTLLIVFSAAAGASANLSRFVPSATVLYLVAGVVFGAVGVSLFVPQLRRWLATAVRPRLKEVIDDLVELAREPKRLALIVLGCAATTLGAALALWASIEAFGGDASFVTVTIVTMVGGTLASAAPTPGGVGAVEAALIGGLAAFGVPAAIAVPSVLLYRILTCWLPVFIGWPIMRWLTRNDMI, encoded by the coding sequence ATGCGCGTTGACGGGCGGGACATCGTCGTCTCGGGGAGCCTGCTCCAACCACTCACCCGGCGCACCAACGACATTCTGCGGCTCGCGCTCTCGGGGCTTTTCCTCGTCGTCGTCATCACCAGTTCGCTGATCACCCGCAACGAATGGGAAGCGCTGGAACAGTCGATCTCCGAGATCGTCGGCGTGTTGAGCCCCGCGCAGTCCAACACCGTCTACCTGATCTACGGCGTGGCGATTCTCGCGCTGCCCTTCGTGATCCTGATCGGGCTGATCGTCGCGCAGCAGTGGAAGCTGCTGGGCGCCTACGCCGCCGCGGGCATCGCGGCGATCCTGCTGCTGTCGATCACCGGCAACGGTATCGCGGCACCGCAGTGGCATTTCGATCTCACCGAGCGCCTCGACACCGTGCTCTCGCAGTTCCTCGACGATCCGCGCTGGATCGGGATGCTCGCTGCGGTGCTGACGGTGTCGGGGCCGTGGCTGCCGGCGCGGTGGCGACGGTGGTGGTGGGCGCTGTTGTTGGCGTTCGTGCCGATCCACCTGGTGGTCAGCGCGGTCGTGCCGGCGCGCTCGCTGCTCGGCCTGTCGGTCGGCTGGTTCGTCGGCGCGCTGGTGGTCCTCGTGGTCGGCACCCCGGCGCTCGAGGTGCCCCTCGACGGCGCGGCGCGCGCGATGGCGCGGCGCGGCTTCCGGGTGTCGGCGCTGCGGGTGGTCCGGCCGGCGGGGCGAGGACCCATGGTGCTCACGGCGACTCAGGACCGGACGGTGGATCGCGCCGATCCGGATGAGGGCGTCGCGGTCGTCGAACTGTACGGGCCCCATCAGCGCGGGGGCGGCTTCCTGCGGCAGTTCTGGCGCAAGCTGAGGCTGCGCGACAGCGAGACCGCGCCGCTGCAGACCTCGATGCGCCGCGCTGTCGAGCACCGCGCCCTGATGGCCATCGCGATCCGCGAACTGGCGCTGTCGAACACGACGCCGATCGCGGTGTCGGCGCTCGACCGCGGCTGGACGCTGTACGCGCACCGCCCCGCCCGGGGGACGCCGCTCGACGACTGCGTCGAGCACACACCCGTCACCCGGGTGTGGGACGCGTTGGGAATCCTGCACAGTCAACAGATCTCACATGGCGATCTGCGCGCCAAGGAGATCACCGTCGTCGACGGCGCCCCGCAGTTCGGTGGCTTCACCCTCGCCGAATACGGTGCGTCCGAAGCACATCTGCACACCGACATCGCGCAGTTGCTGGTCACCACCACCGACCTCTACGGCGCCGGGGAAGCCGTGACGGCCGCGATCACGGTGTTCGGCAACGACGCCGTGCTCGCCGCGTCGCGCCGTCTCACCAAAGCCGCGATGCACCAGCGTCTGCGGAACTCGGTGCGCGACGCCGGCGCGGTGATGTCGGCGGCACGCGAGGAGGTCAAGCGCCAGACCGGCGCCGACCAGATCACCACCGCGACGATCACCCGCTTCACCCGCAGCCAGCTGATCCAGACGGTGCTGCTGGTCGCGCTCGTCTACGTCGCCTATCCGTTCATCAGCTCGGTGCCGGTGTTCTTCTCCGAACTGCGGTCGGCGAACTGGTGGTGGGCACTGGCAGGCCTCGCGGTCTCGGCGCTCACCTATCTGGGCGCGGCGGCGGCGCTGTGGGCGTGCGCCGACGGCATGGTGAGTTTCCGGAACCTGAGCATCATGCAGGTGGCCAACACGTTCGCCGCGACCACCACCCCCGCGGGCGTCGGTGGTCTGGCACTGAGCACCCGGTTCCTGCAGAAGGGCGGGCTCGGCGCGCTGCGGGCCACGACGACGGTGGCGCTGCAACAGTCGGTGCAGGTGCTCACCCACCTCACGCTGTTGATCGTGTTCAGCGCCGCGGCCGGCGCGTCGGCGAATCTGTCGCGGTTCGTGCCCAGCGCGACCGTGCTGTACCTGGTGGCCGGCGTGGTGTTCGGCGCGGTCGGGGTGTCCCTGTTCGTGCCGCAGCTGCGACGCTGGCTCGCGACCGCGGTGCGGCCCCGGCTCAAGGAGGTCATCGACGACCTCGTCGAGCTGGCCCGTGAACCCAAGCGCCTCGCGCTGATCGTGCTGGGTTGTGCCGCAACTACTCTGGGGGCCGCGCTGGCGCTGTGGGCGAGTATCGAGGCGTTCGGCGGCGACGCCAGCTTCGTCACCGTCACGATCGTGACGATGGTCGGCGGCACCCTGGCGTCGGCGGCGCCCACGCCGGGCGGTGTCGGTGCCGTGGAGGCGGCACTGATCGGTGGTCTGGCCGCGTTCGGGGTGCCCGCCGCGATCGCGGTCCCCTCGGTGCTGCTGTACCGGATCCTGACGTGCTGGCTGCCGGTGTTCATCGGCTGGCCGATCATGCGCTGGCTCACCCGCAACGACATGATCTAG
- the recD gene encoding exodeoxyribonuclease V subunit alpha encodes MTAPTLDAFDELLEPADVHVAQRLSELTGESDPAVALAVAFAVRAVRAGSVCVDLRSVADQVGRPELPWPAPQSWLRAVQASPLVDKQVLHVLSDRTADLLYLDRYWREEQQVRDDVLALLASPLPATVPGLERLFPAGFEEQRRAAEVALAQSLTVLTGGPGTGKTTTVARLLALLAEQAALEGRPPLRIALAAPTGKAAARLLEAVRAELDGLDAQDRDRLPELTASTLHRLLRPRPDNATRFRHHRENRLPHDVIVVDETSMVSLTLMARLLEAVRADSRLILVGDPDQLASVEAGAVLADLVDGLGARAEVRIAALQTSHRFGASIGALASAIRDGDADRAVEVLRDGDEHIEWLALDEPGERLRPVLLPHALRLREAAILGGARAAADTLDEHRLLCAHRRGPSGVAHWNRQVERWLTDATGEPIWTDWYAGRPVLVTANDYGRRLYNGDTGVAVVRGESLTVAIGEQEFAAGRLSDVDTMHAMTIHKSQGSQADEVTVLLPAEESRLLTRELFYTAVTRAKKRVRVVGTEASVRAAVGRRAVRASGLARRLA; translated from the coding sequence GTGACCGCGCCGACGCTCGACGCGTTCGATGAGTTGCTCGAACCCGCCGACGTGCATGTGGCGCAACGTCTCTCGGAGCTGACCGGCGAGTCCGACCCGGCGGTGGCGCTGGCGGTGGCGTTCGCGGTGCGCGCCGTACGCGCCGGCTCGGTGTGCGTGGACCTGCGGTCGGTCGCCGACCAGGTGGGCCGGCCCGAATTGCCCTGGCCCGCACCGCAGAGCTGGTTGCGGGCCGTGCAGGCCAGCCCGCTGGTGGACAAGCAGGTGCTGCACGTGCTGTCCGATCGGACCGCCGACCTGCTGTACCTGGACCGGTACTGGCGCGAGGAGCAGCAGGTCCGCGACGACGTGCTGGCGCTGCTGGCCTCGCCGCTGCCTGCCACGGTGCCGGGCCTGGAGCGGTTGTTCCCCGCGGGCTTCGAGGAGCAGCGTCGCGCCGCGGAAGTCGCTCTGGCGCAATCGCTCACGGTGCTGACCGGCGGGCCGGGCACCGGGAAGACGACCACGGTCGCGCGGCTGCTGGCACTGCTGGCCGAGCAGGCCGCGCTCGAGGGTCGGCCGCCGCTGCGCATCGCGCTGGCCGCGCCGACGGGAAAGGCGGCGGCGCGGCTGCTCGAGGCGGTGCGTGCCGAACTCGACGGACTCGACGCCCAGGACCGCGACCGGCTGCCGGAACTGACGGCGTCGACGCTGCACCGCCTGCTGCGGCCGCGGCCGGACAACGCGACGCGCTTCCGGCACCACCGGGAGAACCGGTTGCCCCACGACGTGATCGTCGTGGACGAGACGTCGATGGTGTCGCTGACGCTGATGGCCCGGCTGCTCGAGGCGGTGCGCGCCGACAGCCGGCTGATCCTGGTCGGCGACCCCGACCAGCTGGCGTCGGTGGAGGCCGGCGCGGTGCTGGCCGACCTCGTCGACGGTCTGGGCGCCCGCGCGGAGGTGCGGATCGCGGCCCTGCAGACCTCGCACCGGTTCGGTGCGAGCATCGGCGCCCTCGCCTCGGCCATCCGCGACGGCGACGCCGACCGTGCGGTCGAGGTGCTGCGCGACGGCGACGAGCACATCGAGTGGCTGGCCCTCGACGAGCCCGGCGAGCGGCTGCGCCCGGTGCTGCTGCCGCACGCCCTGCGGCTGCGGGAGGCCGCGATCCTCGGCGGCGCCCGGGCGGCGGCCGACACGCTCGACGAGCACCGGCTGCTGTGCGCGCACCGCCGCGGTCCGTCGGGCGTCGCCCACTGGAACCGCCAGGTCGAGCGGTGGCTCACCGACGCGACGGGCGAGCCGATCTGGACGGACTGGTACGCAGGGCGGCCGGTGCTGGTGACCGCCAACGACTACGGGCGCAGGCTCTACAACGGCGACACCGGGGTGGCGGTCGTGCGGGGCGAGTCGCTGACGGTCGCGATCGGCGAGCAGGAGTTCGCCGCGGGCCGGCTGTCCGACGTCGACACGATGCACGCGATGACGATCCACAAGAGTCAGGGCAGCCAGGCCGACGAGGTGACCGTGCTGCTGCCTGCCGAGGAGTCGCGGCTGCTGACCCGTGAGTTGTTCTACACCGCGGTCACCCGCGCGAAGAAGCGGGTGCGGGTGGTCGGCACCGAGGCGTCGGTGCGGGCGGCCGTCGGCAGGCGGGCGGTCCGCGCCTCCGGTCTGGCCCGCCGCCTGGCCTGA